The Hyphomonadaceae bacterium ML37 genome includes a region encoding these proteins:
- a CDS encoding lycopene cyclase family protein: MKTDVDVVILGAGMAGLALARALTGPGRNLSVTVLEPRTLRPDARLWIFPAASGHPLVRFATHQTRDVILAGRQARLRAGALWTVPAADVQAAAVEALSASVLARLETGVRIGGVSAAARGAVVDCSLGAIRTSQVVDTRAGPDHAVGARDWTQIVLSARIEGADNPPRFELCAPAAQAGGIDLIQRHDLGGGVQLVEAVRYAPPGDDGAGLRAVLDGALTGPAGPALRRTVLPLLPPPARRVQSGAIIAAPARAGGLRFAVGMEALRLTQWAQAGAHSLDEGRLIAPPPDPGTAARAPALTLAKRLREGAGPAAAWLEQTLASLGPDAALAFLAGSGPAR, encoded by the coding sequence GAAAACAGACGTCGACGTGGTCATTCTCGGCGCCGGCATGGCGGGCCTGGCTCTGGCGCGGGCGCTGACCGGGCCGGGGCGTAATCTGTCAGTCACCGTTCTGGAGCCACGCACTCTAAGGCCTGATGCGCGCCTGTGGATTTTCCCCGCCGCATCCGGCCATCCGCTGGTGCGTTTCGCCACGCACCAGACGCGCGATGTCATCTTGGCTGGACGTCAGGCGCGCCTGCGCGCCGGCGCTCTCTGGACGGTTCCTGCGGCGGATGTGCAGGCGGCTGCCGTGGAGGCGCTGTCGGCCTCGGTGCTGGCGCGGCTTGAGACGGGCGTGCGCATTGGCGGCGTCTCGGCGGCGGCGCGCGGCGCGGTGGTCGATTGCAGCCTGGGCGCCATCCGGACAAGTCAGGTGGTAGATACGCGCGCCGGGCCGGACCACGCCGTCGGCGCAAGGGACTGGACCCAGATTGTGCTGTCGGCGCGCATTGAAGGGGCGGATAACCCGCCGCGCTTCGAGCTCTGCGCGCCTGCGGCGCAGGCGGGCGGGATCGACCTGATCCAGCGCCATGATCTCGGCGGCGGCGTTCAGCTCGTCGAGGCGGTGCGCTACGCCCCGCCGGGCGATGACGGCGCGGGCCTTAGGGCTGTGCTTGATGGCGCGCTGACGGGCCCTGCAGGCCCGGCGCTACGCCGCACAGTGCTGCCGCTCCTGCCGCCGCCCGCGCGGCGGGTGCAGTCCGGCGCCATCATCGCGGCGCCGGCGCGGGCAGGGGGCTTGCGCTTTGCTGTCGGCATGGAGGCTCTGCGCCTCACTCAATGGGCGCAGGCGGGAGCGCACAGCCTTGACGAGGGCCGGCTGATTGCGCCGCCGCCCGATCCGGGGACGGCAGCACGCGCGCCAGCCCTGACGCTGGCCAAGCGCTTGCGCGAGGGGGCGGGGCCGGCGGCGGCCTGGCTGGAGCAGACGCTGGCCTCGCTTGGGCCGGACGCGGCGCTTGCGTTTCTGGCCGGCTCAGGTCCCGCGCGATAG